The following are from one region of the Bacillus methanolicus MGA3 genome:
- the urtE gene encoding urea ABC transporter ATP-binding subunit UrtE, whose amino-acid sequence MLRVQNVAAGYGQSVVLENVSIDVSKGAVTAVLGRNGVGKTTLIKSIIGLIKPIAGKIEWENEDITSLPPEERVRKGIAYVPQGREIFSSLTVEENLLLGFEALSKKVNQTQILEEIYELFPILREMLHRKGGDLSGGQQQQLAIARALIGQPKLLLLDEPMEGIQPSIVQLIRDVIVKIAKEKRVGIVLVEHSLDLAFSCADYFYIFDRGTVVEHGHVSETNMNDIQQFLIV is encoded by the coding sequence GTGTTAAGGGTTCAAAACGTTGCAGCCGGATATGGACAAAGTGTTGTATTAGAAAATGTAAGCATCGACGTTTCAAAAGGTGCTGTTACAGCGGTTCTTGGGCGAAATGGTGTCGGAAAAACGACGCTTATCAAAAGCATCATCGGGTTGATCAAACCGATTGCCGGGAAAATCGAGTGGGAGAATGAAGATATTACCTCATTACCTCCTGAAGAGAGAGTAAGAAAGGGAATTGCCTATGTTCCACAAGGAAGGGAAATCTTTTCTTCGTTAACAGTGGAAGAAAATTTATTGCTGGGGTTTGAGGCACTTTCCAAGAAAGTCAATCAAACACAGATTTTAGAAGAAATCTATGAGTTATTTCCTATATTAAGAGAAATGCTGCATCGAAAAGGGGGAGATTTAAGCGGTGGGCAGCAGCAGCAGCTTGCCATTGCCCGTGCGCTTATTGGGCAGCCTAAGCTGCTTTTGCTTGATGAACCGATGGAAGGAATTCAACCATCGATCGTACAGCTTATTCGTGATGTTATTGTAAAAATTGCAAAAGAAAAAAGGGTTGGCATTGTTCTTGTAGAGCATAGCTTAGATTTGGCTTTTTCATGTGCTGACTACTTTTACATTTTCGATCGCGGCACCGTTGTCGAACACGGGCATGTCAGTGAAACAAATATGAATGACATTCAACAGTTCCTAATTGTATAA
- the urtC gene encoding urea ABC transporter permease subunit UrtC — MIKKGSLYWLFFLALFAAPFYLTEFRLSLLGKFLCFAIIAIGISLIWGYTGILSLGHGVYFGLGAYCMAMYLKLESSHGRLPDFMEWSGVTKLPWFWKPFENPLFAFSSAIIIPVLLAAFLSYFTFRNRIKGVYFSLISQAVVVVFVTLFIGKQEWTGGTNGLTNFSTVFGISLSSPLTKIILYFLTVALLLFIFLFSRWLTMSRFGKVLVAIRDGENRVRFLGFNPTTYKVFVYSLSAAFAALAGVMFVLQVGLISPAMMGIIPSIEMVLWVAVGGRSSLIGAVIGAIVTNSAKSFFSENYPDIWLLFLGGLFIGMVMFLPNGLVGVYQSIKQRKEQRKGRTNEASAHVS; from the coding sequence ATGATAAAAAAAGGCTCGCTTTATTGGCTGTTTTTCCTTGCATTGTTTGCAGCACCGTTTTATTTAACCGAATTTCGCTTATCGCTGCTCGGAAAATTTCTCTGCTTTGCCATAATTGCGATAGGGATTTCTTTGATTTGGGGCTATACAGGGATTTTAAGTTTAGGTCATGGTGTGTACTTTGGTTTAGGAGCTTACTGTATGGCAATGTATTTAAAATTAGAGTCTTCGCATGGGCGGTTGCCTGATTTTATGGAATGGAGCGGTGTAACAAAGCTTCCATGGTTTTGGAAACCTTTTGAAAATCCTCTATTTGCTTTTTCTTCAGCCATTATCATTCCGGTGCTGCTGGCAGCATTTCTGAGTTATTTTACGTTTAGAAATCGGATTAAAGGCGTCTATTTTTCTTTAATATCGCAAGCTGTTGTTGTTGTTTTTGTTACATTGTTCATCGGAAAGCAGGAATGGACAGGAGGAACGAATGGACTAACGAATTTTTCTACCGTTTTCGGTATCTCTTTATCTTCTCCTCTTACAAAAATTATTCTTTACTTTTTAACCGTTGCTTTGCTTTTGTTCATTTTCCTTTTCTCCCGTTGGTTAACGATGAGCCGATTCGGCAAGGTGCTTGTAGCCATTCGCGATGGTGAAAACAGGGTCCGCTTTTTAGGTTTTAATCCAACAACGTACAAGGTGTTTGTCTATAGTCTTTCCGCGGCATTTGCTGCGCTCGCCGGCGTAATGTTTGTTTTGCAAGTAGGACTTATTTCTCCGGCTATGATGGGAATTATTCCTTCGATTGAAATGGTGTTATGGGTTGCTGTCGGAGGAAGGAGTTCGTTAATTGGAGCTGTTATAGGTGCTATTGTTACGAACAGTGCGAAAAGCTTTTTTAGTGAAAATTATCCTGATATATGGCTGCTGTTTTTAGGCGGATTATTTATCGGTATGGTCATGTTTTTACCAAACGGACTTGTAGGTGTATATCAGTCTATTAAGCAAAGAAAAGAACAAAGGAAGGGGAGAACAAATGAAGCCAGTGCTCATGTGTCGTGA
- the urtD gene encoding urea ABC transporter ATP-binding protein UrtD — MKPVLMCREVSVDFDGFYALQGVNLEVYPHEVRFLIGPNGAGKTTLLDVICGKTRACSGNVLFYSHDITKMPEHKIVRLGISRKFQSPSIFYQLTVWENMELALKQDRGLFAILRGKLSQEERDTIIALLQRIQLLDYADQKAGSLSHGQKQWLEIGMQLIQFPQLLLLDEPIAGMSEAERERTGELIHEIARSCAVVIVEHDMDFVRRFSKQVTVMHEGKVLCEGKMEDIQQNEKVVEVYLGREEKAC, encoded by the coding sequence ATGAAGCCAGTGCTCATGTGTCGTGAAGTGTCGGTGGATTTTGATGGATTTTACGCATTGCAAGGGGTAAATCTTGAAGTTTATCCACACGAAGTACGATTTTTAATTGGACCAAACGGAGCGGGAAAGACGACTCTGCTAGATGTGATCTGTGGAAAAACAAGAGCGTGCAGCGGCAATGTGTTATTTTACTCACACGATATTACCAAAATGCCCGAACACAAAATTGTACGGCTTGGCATTTCGCGAAAATTTCAGAGTCCATCGATTTTTTATCAGTTGACGGTATGGGAGAATATGGAGCTGGCTTTAAAACAAGATCGTGGATTGTTTGCTATTTTACGCGGAAAGTTGTCTCAGGAAGAGCGGGATACGATCATCGCACTGCTGCAGCGTATCCAATTATTAGATTATGCCGATCAAAAGGCCGGTTCTCTTTCACACGGCCAAAAGCAGTGGCTGGAAATTGGAATGCAGCTTATCCAATTTCCTCAACTGTTGCTGCTTGATGAACCGATTGCCGGAATGAGCGAAGCGGAACGTGAACGAACAGGGGAGCTGATCCATGAAATCGCGCGCAGTTGTGCTGTCGTCATTGTGGAGCATGATATGGATTTTGTGCGGCGTTTTTCTAAACAAGTTACAGTCATGCATGAAGGGAAAGTATTATGTGAGGGAAAAATGGAGGACATTCAGCAAAATGAAAAAGTTGTAGAAGTTTATTTGGGAAGGGAGGAGAAAGCGTGTTAA